A region from the Pectinophora gossypiella chromosome 29, ilPecGoss1.1, whole genome shotgun sequence genome encodes:
- the LOC126379544 gene encoding probable galactose-1-phosphate uridylyltransferase: MEFNPTEHQHVRYNPLKDEWVLVSPHRCQRPWSGQTEAAVDDQPLADNPLLPGAVRANGQKNPNYTSTYVFPNDFPALLERVPEPVAPAHPLFQAAQARGTCRVMCFHPDSSMTIPLMTTDEILAVIEEWVNQLKELGRRYCWVQIFENKGAVMGCSNPHPHCQIWASSFLPSEPRVKDRCQKEYYSKFRKALLVEYVKQELINKERIVIQNDEWVALVPYWAAWPFETMVLPLNGAPQRLTDLNEAQKRALADIMKQLNTKYDNLFKCSFPYSMGWHGAPTGPNATPGDSPHWLLHALYLPPLLRSATVKKFMVGFELLAQPQRDLTPEQAAAKLRECDHLVHYKNVK; this comes from the exons ATGGAATTCAATCCCACAG AGCACCAGCATGTCCGTTACAACCCGTTGAAAGACGAATGGGTGCTGGTATCACCACACCGCTGTCAACGACCATGGAGCGGCCAGACCGAGGCTGCAGTAGACGACCAGCCATTGGCAGACAACCCACTGCTGCCTGGTGCTGTGAGGGCTAATGGACAG aaaaaccCTAATTATACTTCGACATACGTGTTCCCCAATGACTTCCCCGCGCTGCTGGAGCGCGTGCCGGAGCCGGTTGCGCCTGCGCACCCGCTGTTTCAAGCCGCACAGGCGAGAGGCACTTGCAG GGTAATGTGCTTCCATCCTGATTCATCCATGACCATCCCTCTGATGACTACCGATGAAATTCTGGCTGTGATTGAAGA ATGGGTTAATCAGCTGAAGGAGCTGGGACGGCGGTACTGTTGGGTGCAGATCTTCGAGAACAAGGGCGCAGTCATGGGTTGCTCCAATCCACATCCTCACTGCCAGATATGGGCTTCTAGCTTCCTGCCTAGCGAGCCGAGGGTTAAGGATCG ATGCCAGAAGGAATACTACTCGAAATTCAGGAAAGCTTTGCTTGTGGAGTATGTTAAGCAAGAATTGATAAATAAG GAGCGCATAGTCATCCAAAACGACGAATGGGTGGCCCTTGTCCCTTATTGGGCTGCGTGGCCCTTCGAGACTATGGTCCTGCCTCTAAACGGGGCCCCCCAGAGACTGACCGACCTGAATGAGGCCCAGAAGAGGGCCCTGGCTGATATTATGAAGCAACTGAATACTAAATACGATAATCTTTTCAAATGCAGCTTTCCTTATAGTATGGGGTGGCatg GTGCGCCGACAGGCCCCAACGCTACTCCAGGCGACTCCCCCCATTGGCTGCTCCACGCGTTATACCTGCCACCACTGCTTCGCTCAGCTACCGTGAAGAAATTTATGGTTGGATTCGAATTATTAGCACAGCCACAACGCGATCTGACGCCAGAGCAAGCAGCCGCGAAATTGAGGGAATGCGATCACTTGGTGCACTACAAGAATGTTAAATAA